The Lactuca sativa cultivar Salinas chromosome 2, Lsat_Salinas_v11, whole genome shotgun sequence genome includes a window with the following:
- the LOC111887773 gene encoding probable aldo-keto reductase 2 — protein MKSRVVFINHSVEEEQSSKMAGVRRVKLGSQGLEVSAQGLGCMGMSAFYGAPKPEPDMIKLIHHAINAGVTFLDTSDIYGPKTNEILLGKALNGGIREKVELATKFGIREVNGAREYCGDPTYVRAACEASLERLGVDCIDLYYQHRIDTRLPIEITMGALKELVEEGKIKYVGLSEASASTIRRAHAVHPLTAIQLEWSLWTRDVEEDIIPTCRELGIGIVAYSPLGRGFFSSGPKMLEKLEDSDFRKYLPRFQAENLEHNTKMFERVNEMATKKGCTPSQLSLAWVHHQGNDVVPIPGTTKIENLEQNIGALSVKLTPEDMAELEAIASADSVKGERYGAGIATYKDSETPPLSSWKA, from the exons ATGAAGTCAAGGGTTGTTTTCATCAATCACTCCGTAGAAGAAGAACAAAGCTCGAAAATGGCAGGAGTTCGAAGAGTCAAACTGGGTTCACAGGGTTTAGAGGTATCAGCTCAGGGTTTGGGTTGTATGGGCATGTCCGCTTTCTATGGAGCCCCAAAACCTGAACCTGACATGATCAAGCTCATCCACCACGCCATTAACGCCGGCGTTACCTTCCTCGACACCTCCGACATCTACGGCCCTAAAACCAACGAAATCCTTCTAGGCAAG GCTTTGAACGGAGGAATTAGGGAGAAAGTGGAGTTGGCTACCAAATTTGGGATCAGAGAAGTGAATGGAGCGAGGGAGTACTGCGGAGATCCGACGTATGTAAGAGCTGCTTGTGAAGCTAGCTTGGAGCGACTTGGCGTCGATTGTATCGATCTGTATTATCAACACAGGATTGACACTCGTTTGCCAATCGAAATCACA ATGGGAGCACTAAAAGAGCTGGTGGAAGAAGGAAAGATCAAATATGTTGGATTATCAGAAGCATCAGCATCAACCATCAGAAGAGCCCACGCTGTGCACCCATTAACAGCCATACAACTAGAATGGTCCTTGTGGACAAGAGATGTTGAAGAAGATATCATTCCTACTTGCAG AGAACTTGGGATTGGGATTGTTGCATACAGTCCTCTTGGACGTGGGTTCTTCTCATCTGGCCCAAAGATGCTCGAGAAGTTGGAAGATAGTGACTTTCGTAAG taTCTGCCGAGGTTCCAAGCTGAAAATCTTGAACACAACACGAAAATGTTCGAGAGGGTGAATGAGATGGCGACAAAGAAGGGGTGCACCCCATCGCAGCTATCATTGGCTTGGGTTCACCACCAGGGAAACGATGTGGTGCCAATTCCAGGAACTACAAAGATTGAGAATCTTGAACAGAACATTGGAGCTTTATCTGTAAAGCTAACACCAGAAGATATGGCTGAACTTGAAGCTATTGCTTCAGCTGATTCTGTGAAGGGGGAGAGATATGGTGCTGGAATTGCAACATATAAGGATTCCGAGACTCCTCCATTGTCATCTTGGAAAGCTTGA